CGACGATGGGCCCGAGGCGGCGGCCGGTCTTCACGTCGAGCACGCGCATCGCGGCCTCTTCGCTGCCACCGGACGACACGCCCAGCGCCACCTTGCTGCCGTCGGGCGAGGCCGAGTACCAGTTGACGGCGTGTGGCGTGCCGGTGGCCTTGTGCAGCGTCTCGGGGTCGAACAGCACCCGCTCGGCGCCGGCCAGGCCGCGCCGCACGCAGAGCTTGAACTGGTCGTCCTGGGCGCCCCGGCGCTGGTAGAAGAACAGCTCGCCAGCCCGCCGCTGCACCTCGGTCACGCGGGCGGAGGCGCTGGCGTCGATCTCACCCAGCCGGCGGCGCAGCGCGTCGCGTCCGCCGATGCGCTTGAGCGTGGCCAGCGCGTGGTCGCTGTGCGCCTTCATCCAGGCCGCCACCTCGGGTGCCTTGGGGTCCTCGAAGTAGCGGTAAGGGTCGTCGACCGGGGTGCCGAAGAAGGTCTCGGGCACGTTGCGCACCGCGGCCACCGGCAACCCCGGCGGTTGCGACGACAGCGCCGCGGCCGCAGCCTGGGCCAGCACGGTGCGCGGCAGCAGCAGCGAGGCCGGCAGCGCGGCGGCGGTGAGGAGTGCGGCGCGGCGCAGCGGATCGGGACGGGTCATGGGCAGGGCTCCGGATGTTGCAAAGCGCTGATCCTAGCCATCCCCAGGCCGCCCCGGGGCAGGCCCTGCGACGAAGCGCGCCCGGGCCGCGATGGGCGGTGCGGCTCAGCGCGGCGGCGGCAGCCGCTCTCCCTGCAGACGCCGCCACAGCCAGGGCAGGCCGGTTTCGGGGTCGGGGCGGCGGCCCACGCGCTCGGTGGGCTGCAGCGGGCGCAGCGGGCTGCCGCGCTCGGCCACCGCGAAGGCAAAGGCGTAGCGGGGCTCCTGGCCCATGCGCAGGTCGGCGATGCGCACGCGGCCGCCCTGCTCGGACATCGCCCAGAAGCCGCCGCTGAAGGCCTGGATGCGGCGCACGGGCTCGACGCCGGCGGCCTCGGCGGCCAGGGCATTGCCGCGCTCGAAGCGGTCGAAGGCGATGCGCTGCGCCGGCGGCGCGGGCGCGTCGAGCAACGAGTAGAAGCCCTCGCGGTAGGCGCTGCCGGCCTCGTCCACCGCCACCACGCGCCACAGCACGGTGTTGAAGGCCGTGGGGACGACGAGCAGCCGGTCGGCGGCCAGCCCCTGCGCCACCAGCGACTGGCGCGCCACGCTTTCCACGTGGGCCTGCGCCGCCACGCTCCAGCCGATGTAGGCCGTGCTGAGCACCAAGCCCGCTGCGTTGGCCTTCAGCGCCGCCGCGCGGCGCC
This portion of the Ideonella sp. WA131b genome encodes:
- a CDS encoding metal-dependent hydrolase, giving the protein MDSLSQAALGAAVAVAVMQRRTAVWKAAAFGALAGTLPDLDVFIDHGDAVLDMVLHRAETHALFWLTLFSLPLGYGTAALMRERPQWRRWWLAAWLALVTHPLLDAMTVYGTQLFLPFSSTPVGVGSLFIIDPAYTLPLLLGVLAAVALGRRAAALKANAAGLVLSTAYIGWSVAAQAHVESVARQSLVAQGLAADRLLVVPTAFNTVLWRVVAVDEAGSAYREGFYSLLDAPAPPAQRIAFDRFERGNALAAEAAGVEPVRRIQAFSGGFWAMSEQGGRVRIADLRMGQEPRYAFAFAVAERGSPLRPLQPTERVGRRPDPETGLPWLWRRLQGERLPPPR